Proteins encoded within one genomic window of Lactococcus garvieae:
- a CDS encoding phage portal protein, with protein MSNISLLKNNVMISSTTNVTESLIREALTLHAQLLHKFKEDYDYYVGKHKILTQKPKENGKPDHRIMVNFPKYIVDRYTSYFIGVPVKVTSDDEQVNEFVDLYRMENDMEDMEYEIAKTASIYGRAYAYLAQDENSDTLITYATPLEAFVVYDDTIFQRPLFSVYYSTNQTTGEFSGRYTTRTEIVDFIGDTSNFVTDDSQINPYGGIPLIEIVENEERQSAFENVKTLIDSVNRTLSEKMNDVDALADAYLKILGAELDKEALEKLRDNRVINMEGADGKSIVVEFLTKPNGDTTQENLLDRLQDLIFQIAMVANINDKDFGSAASGVSLQYKLQAMKDLAQAKERKLKVAMKEWYKMLFKVQSITGKLPENAWNKLNYKFTRNLPNNISDEAETAKNLDGIVPKDIQLSVLSIVDNPKQVANDMEKAAELPKLPVMTDTNMENVDE; from the coding sequence ATGAGTAACATTTCACTATTGAAAAATAATGTGATGATTAGTTCTACAACTAATGTCACAGAAAGTCTTATCAGGGAGGCGCTCACACTTCATGCACAGCTCCTACACAAGTTTAAAGAGGATTATGACTATTATGTTGGTAAACATAAAATTTTGACTCAGAAGCCAAAAGAGAACGGAAAACCAGACCATCGAATCATGGTGAACTTTCCAAAGTATATCGTGGATAGATACACTTCCTATTTTATTGGTGTTCCTGTGAAAGTAACCAGTGATGATGAACAAGTAAATGAATTTGTTGATTTGTATCGAATGGAAAACGATATGGAAGATATGGAGTATGAAATTGCAAAGACAGCTTCTATTTATGGTCGCGCTTATGCTTATTTAGCGCAAGATGAAAATTCTGATACGTTAATCACCTATGCGACACCGCTTGAGGCTTTTGTTGTATATGATGATACAATATTCCAACGCCCATTGTTCTCGGTTTACTACAGCACCAACCAAACCACAGGCGAGTTTTCGGGAAGATATACAACAAGAACAGAAATAGTTGATTTTATAGGAGATACCTCAAACTTTGTAACCGATGATTCTCAAATTAATCCTTATGGTGGAATTCCTCTGATTGAGATAGTTGAGAATGAAGAGCGACAATCTGCTTTTGAAAATGTAAAAACACTTATTGACTCAGTCAATCGTACTTTATCTGAAAAGATGAATGATGTTGATGCTTTGGCTGATGCTTATTTAAAGATTTTAGGTGCAGAACTTGACAAAGAGGCACTTGAAAAACTAAGGGATAATCGAGTGATCAACATGGAAGGGGCAGATGGGAAGAGTATTGTTGTTGAATTCCTTACAAAGCCGAATGGTGACACTACACAAGAAAATTTACTTGATCGTCTCCAAGATTTAATTTTCCAAATTGCTATGGTTGCGAATATTAATGACAAAGACTTTGGCAGTGCAGCTAGCGGAGTATCATTGCAATATAAATTACAAGCTATGAAAGATCTTGCTCAAGCTAAGGAGCGTAAATTGAAGGTTGCCATGAAAGAGTGGTATAAAATGCTTTTCAAAGTACAGTCTATCACTGGGAAACTTCCAGAAAATGCTTGGAATAAACTAAATTACAAATTCACTCGTAATTTACCAAACAACATATCTGATGAAGCAGAAACAGCGAAGAATCTTGATGGAATTGTTCCAAAAGATATCCAACTCAGTGTCCTATCAATTGTGGATAATCCAAAGCAAGTAGCTAATGACATGGAAAAGGCGGCAGAACTTCCTAAATTGCCAGTGATGACAGATACAAACATGGAGAATGTAGATGAATAG
- a CDS encoding PBSX family phage terminase large subunit: MTLTKIKMSISKALGKGYNSFYHSRNFYRVVKGSRGSKKSKDTAIDYTVKILKYPWANLLVVRRFSNTNKQSTYSDFKWAANRLGVYHLFKWNDSMPEITVKKTGQKILFRGLDDELKLTSLSVEIGYLCWAWFEEAYQIEKEEKFDTVVESIRGASDEPGFFKQITVTFNPWSERHWLKKKFFDSETKVKDVFARTTTFRINEWLDEQDRQRYLDLYRTNPRRARVVCDGEWGVSEGLVFDNFEVREFDIEKVIQEVGETTHGMDFGYTNDPTTLTSSVLDQKNNTLYIYDELYKTGMLIKDIVKEVGKRNMMKTEITADSSNPMVIDELRNAGVRRIRGAKKGPNSIAFGIDFMQNLKIVIHPKCEHTIEEFNLYLYKQDKEGNWLNEPIDKNNHIIDALRYSLEQYSIGKPKINIMKGIL, from the coding sequence ATGACGTTGACTAAAATTAAAATGTCAATCAGCAAGGCTCTTGGTAAGGGCTATAACTCTTTTTATCATAGCCGGAATTTTTATAGAGTTGTAAAGGGATCACGTGGTTCGAAGAAATCAAAAGATACTGCGATTGATTACACTGTGAAAATACTGAAGTATCCCTGGGCAAATCTTTTAGTGGTCCGGCGATTCAGTAACACGAATAAACAATCAACTTATTCTGACTTTAAGTGGGCAGCTAACCGCCTGGGAGTTTATCATCTTTTCAAGTGGAATGACTCTATGCCAGAAATCACTGTCAAGAAGACAGGTCAAAAGATTCTCTTTCGCGGTCTTGATGATGAATTAAAGCTGACGTCTTTGTCAGTTGAAATTGGTTATTTATGTTGGGCCTGGTTTGAAGAAGCTTATCAAATTGAAAAAGAAGAAAAGTTTGACACGGTTGTTGAATCAATACGTGGGGCAAGTGATGAGCCGGGATTTTTCAAGCAGATTACTGTCACGTTTAACCCATGGAGTGAAAGACATTGGCTAAAGAAAAAGTTCTTTGATAGCGAGACAAAGGTAAAAGATGTTTTTGCTAGGACTACAACTTTTCGTATCAATGAGTGGCTTGATGAACAAGACAGGCAGCGCTATTTAGATTTATACCGTACGAATCCAAGGCGGGCAAGAGTGGTCTGTGATGGAGAGTGGGGAGTATCGGAAGGACTTGTCTTTGATAATTTTGAAGTTAGAGAGTTTGATATAGAAAAAGTTATCCAAGAAGTGGGTGAAACAACTCATGGAATGGACTTTGGATATACAAATGACCCTACTACATTGACAAGTTCAGTATTGGATCAAAAAAATAACACGCTCTACATTTACGATGAGCTTTATAAAACAGGAATGCTTATCAAAGATATTGTCAAAGAAGTTGGAAAACGGAATATGATGAAAACGGAGATTACCGCAGATAGTAGTAATCCAATGGTTATTGATGAGTTGAGAAACGCTGGCGTTCGAAGAATTCGAGGGGCAAAAAAAGGCCCTAACTCAATTGCATTTGGGATAGACTTCATGCAGAATTTAAAAATTGTTATCCATCCAAAATGTGAACACACAATTGAAGAATTTAATCTTTATCTTTACAAGCAGGATAAAGAAGGAAATTGGCTCAATGAACCCATTGATAAAAATAACCATATTATCGATGCACTTCGTTATTCTCTTGAGCAATATTCAATTGGTAAGCCGAAGATTAACATAATGAAAGGAATATTATGA
- a CDS encoding DEAD/DEAH box helicase produces the protein MELRPYQKEANQKIKEEWASGVNRTLLVLPTGLGKTVTFSDLTKDLVSEGERVLIMAHRGELLDQAADKLYKVTGLRAAVEKADQTAKNTFYSVTVGSVQTLMREKRLEQFPKDYYDTIIVDEAHHVLASSYQKVFSYFDQAKVLGVTATADRTDKKNLGTFFESLAYEYSLPDAIKNKYLSPMKALTIPLKIDLSAVSMSAGDFKASEVGSALDPYLYQIADEMIKHCRDRKTVVFLPLVATSKKFRDILNEKGFKAAEVNGESKDRAEVLKDFDDGKYNVLCNSMLLTEGWDSPEVDCVIMLRPTKSRPLYVQCIGRGLRLAKGKEDCLILDFLWHTERHELVHPAHLVAKDEEVAKKMTEKMAELEDEAEPIPFDLEEVAEIAEGEVVQDRENSLAEQLAAMKKRKRQLVDPLQFEMSIQAEDLVNYAPSFGWEMAPASDKQIAALEKFGIFPEEIENAGKAKILLDKLNKRKMSGLTTPKQIRFLEKKGFHHVGTWQFDKARKLIDRIAGNGWRVPADINPSQYTGV, from the coding sequence ATGGAACTTCGTCCATACCAAAAAGAAGCCAATCAAAAAATCAAGGAAGAATGGGCGAGTGGCGTTAATAGAACGCTGCTCGTTCTTCCTACCGGGCTAGGAAAAACAGTTACCTTTTCTGATTTGACAAAAGATTTAGTGAGTGAAGGTGAGCGGGTCCTAATTATGGCCCATCGAGGTGAACTCTTAGATCAAGCTGCAGATAAGCTCTATAAAGTAACAGGATTAAGAGCTGCAGTTGAAAAAGCTGACCAGACCGCAAAAAATACGTTTTATAGTGTGACTGTGGGAAGTGTTCAAACTCTTATGCGTGAAAAGCGCTTGGAGCAGTTTCCAAAAGATTACTATGACACGATCATTGTTGATGAAGCTCACCATGTGTTGGCATCCAGTTATCAAAAAGTATTTTCTTACTTTGACCAAGCAAAAGTTTTGGGTGTAACTGCAACAGCGGACCGGACAGACAAGAAAAATCTTGGGACCTTCTTTGAGTCTTTGGCTTATGAGTACAGCTTACCGGATGCAATAAAAAATAAATACTTGTCGCCAATGAAGGCTTTGACTATTCCTTTAAAAATTGACTTGTCGGCAGTCTCAATGTCAGCCGGAGACTTTAAAGCTAGTGAAGTTGGCAGTGCTTTGGATCCGTATCTTTACCAGATCGCGGATGAAATGATTAAACATTGTCGAGATAGAAAGACAGTTGTTTTCCTTCCCTTGGTTGCGACTTCTAAAAAGTTCAGAGATATTCTAAATGAAAAAGGATTTAAAGCTGCAGAGGTTAATGGCGAATCTAAAGACCGTGCAGAAGTGCTTAAAGATTTTGACGATGGAAAATACAATGTTTTGTGTAACTCGATGCTGCTTACTGAGGGTTGGGACTCGCCAGAAGTTGATTGTGTGATTATGTTAAGACCAACAAAATCGCGCCCTCTCTATGTTCAATGTATTGGGCGAGGGCTTCGACTTGCGAAAGGAAAAGAAGATTGTTTAATCTTAGACTTCCTTTGGCATACTGAACGTCATGAGTTGGTACATCCAGCTCACTTAGTTGCAAAAGATGAAGAAGTTGCGAAAAAAATGACTGAGAAAATGGCTGAATTGGAAGATGAAGCAGAACCTATTCCCTTTGACTTGGAAGAGGTCGCGGAAATTGCAGAAGGTGAAGTTGTCCAGGATCGTGAAAATTCACTTGCAGAGCAGTTAGCAGCAATGAAAAAACGCAAAAGACAACTTGTGGATCCTTTGCAATTTGAAATGTCCATTCAAGCAGAAGACTTGGTAAATTATGCACCGTCCTTTGGTTGGGAAATGGCACCGGCTTCAGATAAACAAATTGCAGCCCTTGAAAAATTTGGGATTTTCCCAGAAGAAATTGAAAATGCAGGCAAGGCTAAAATCTTGCTGGATAAATTGAACAAACGAAAAATGTCGGGTCTGACTACACCTAAACAAATTCGTTTCTTGGAAAAGAAAGGTTTCCACCATGTGGGAACTTGGCAGTTCGATAAAGCACGTAAGCTTATTGACAGAATCGCTGGCAATGGCTGGCGGGTTCCAGCAGATATTAACCCTAGCCAATATACAGGAGTTTAA
- a CDS encoding DUF1642 domain-containing protein: protein MKRFEEEFNYLIELSGKVLTGQIEVEKFEKHRTIFLNKYAEKQQSEIPEFLAAEIERVKNEGAKTLSELYSADIKWLTYGTTYLNGNELKLAEWFYDNTETFELAFIHGYTVAKEKRFYLADVNFGFYISDLSIKGVTNPVTIYKERARQFSQQEIDSMETGSYKQIEVEG, encoded by the coding sequence ATGAAGAGGTTTGAAGAAGAATTCAATTATTTAATTGAGTTATCGGGAAAAGTCCTTACAGGTCAAATTGAAGTAGAAAAATTTGAAAAGCACAGAACAATTTTTCTAAATAAATATGCTGAAAAGCAGCAGTCAGAGATTCCAGAGTTCCTGGCGGCTGAAATTGAGCGAGTGAAAAATGAAGGTGCCAAAACACTAAGCGAATTATACAGTGCAGACATTAAATGGCTGACATACGGAACGACTTATCTTAATGGAAACGAGTTGAAGCTTGCTGAATGGTTTTATGATAATACAGAAACATTTGAATTAGCTTTTATCCACGGCTACACAGTCGCTAAGGAGAAGCGGTTTTATCTAGCTGATGTAAATTTTGGATTTTATATTTCTGATTTGAGTATTAAGGGGGTAACTAATCCAGTCACTATATATAAAGAACGTGCTAGGCAGTTTTCTCAGCAGGAAATCGACAGCATGGAAACTGGAAGCTATAAGCAGATTGAGGTGGAAGGATGA
- a CDS encoding terminase small subunit, producing MKLNQKQKRFCEEYVKLGNATQAAINAGYSKKTAYSQGQRLLKNVEVQEYIAELNEELKKDSIAGADEVLQFLTSVMREEQTEEVLRLDGEGVQVKETIKVQPKDRIKAAELIGKRYALFTDKKEVEVTDVTFVDDVPEGDDVD from the coding sequence GTGAAGCTAAATCAAAAACAAAAGCGCTTCTGTGAGGAGTACGTAAAGCTTGGCAATGCTACACAAGCCGCAATTAATGCGGGATATTCTAAAAAGACAGCTTACTCTCAAGGGCAGAGATTGTTGAAGAATGTTGAAGTCCAAGAATATATAGCCGAACTCAATGAAGAACTTAAAAAGGACAGTATAGCTGGAGCTGATGAAGTTTTGCAATTTCTAACTTCTGTCATGCGTGAAGAACAAACTGAGGAAGTTCTCAGATTAGATGGAGAAGGCGTTCAAGTCAAAGAAACCATTAAGGTTCAACCAAAAGACCGGATAAAAGCTGCTGAGCTTATTGGTAAGAGATATGCGTTATTCACTGATAAGAAAGAGGTTGAGGTCACTGATGTAACATTTGTCGATGACGTGCCAGAAGGTGATGACGTTGACTAA
- a CDS encoding DUF1064 domain-containing protein, giving the protein MSHKYGAKKVTVDGITFDSKAESIYYQLHKDDPNMKMQEKFVLMDKFRLNGKAYREIAYKPDFTFYDEQGNLVKVIDVKGMILPEFKIKAKLFANRYGIPITIAKKVARKDEFTEKVM; this is encoded by the coding sequence ATGTCTCATAAATATGGTGCAAAGAAAGTGACTGTTGATGGAATCACATTCGACAGTAAAGCAGAAAGTATTTACTATCAGCTGCACAAGGATGATCCTAACATGAAAATGCAAGAGAAATTTGTTCTGATGGACAAGTTCCGCTTGAATGGTAAAGCATACCGTGAGATTGCATATAAACCAGATTTTACTTTCTATGATGAACAAGGGAACTTGGTAAAAGTAATCGATGTAAAAGGTATGATCTTACCAGAGTTCAAAATTAAAGCAAAGCTATTTGCTAATCGTTATGGGATTCCAATTACGATTGCTAAAAAAGTTGCACGAAAAGATGAATTTACAGAAAAGGTGATGTGA
- a CDS encoding helix-turn-helix domain-containing protein, with product MTKTKLQIMREKAEYDIGELADIVSPLIEKTVVKGLRFDQINALTIMYEFGHIKFNDDLLKVYAQALGCSVDELREE from the coding sequence ATGACAAAAACAAAGCTGCAAATCATGCGTGAGAAGGCAGAATATGATATCGGAGAGCTTGCAGATATTGTCTCTCCACTAATTGAAAAAACAGTTGTCAAAGGGTTGAGATTTGATCAAATTAATGCGCTAACTATTATGTATGAGTTTGGGCATATCAAATTTAATGATGATTTACTGAAAGTATATGCCCAAGCCCTCGGCTGCTCGGTAGATGAATTGAGGGAGGAGTGA
- a CDS encoding DNA-methyltransferase, protein MIELNKIYNEDCLEGMKRIPDGSVDMILCDLPYGTTNCSWDVIIPFGKLWEQYERIIKDAGAIVLTGAEPFSSHLRMSNLKLYKYDWIWDKVKGTGFLNAKKQPMRNHEIVSVFYKNQPTYNPQKTSGHNLKTSFRSNEHQTDVYGEMKQDYTYSSTERYPRSIQIFSTDTQNSSLHPTQKPVALFEYLIKTYTNKGYTVLDNCMGSGTTAIACLNTERNFIGFETNKEYYDKSLDRIKNNVTQLDLFEEAK, encoded by the coding sequence ATGATTGAACTAAACAAGATTTACAATGAGGATTGTTTGGAAGGTATGAAGCGAATTCCAGATGGTTCCGTAGATATGATCTTGTGTGATTTACCTTATGGAACTACTAACTGCTCATGGGATGTTATTATTCCATTTGGGAAACTTTGGGAACAATATGAGCGAATAATCAAGGATGCTGGCGCAATAGTTTTAACTGGGGCGGAACCGTTCAGTAGCCATCTAAGAATGAGTAATCTAAAGCTTTATAAATATGACTGGATATGGGACAAAGTAAAAGGGACAGGTTTTTTAAATGCCAAGAAGCAACCCATGAGAAATCATGAAATTGTTTCTGTTTTTTACAAAAATCAACCTACTTATAATCCACAAAAAACATCGGGCCATAATTTAAAAACTTCTTTTCGTTCAAACGAACATCAAACTGATGTATATGGAGAAATGAAACAAGATTATACTTACTCCTCTACTGAAAGATATCCTCGTAGCATTCAAATATTTAGCACAGACACGCAAAATAGTTCATTGCATCCCACACAAAAGCCAGTTGCTTTATTTGAATATTTGATTAAAACCTATACAAATAAAGGATATACAGTCCTAGATAATTGCATGGGTTCAGGAACAACAGCAATTGCATGTTTAAACACAGAGCGTAATTTCATAGGATTTGAAACAAATAAGGAATACTATGATAAATCTTTAGATCGTATCAAAAACAATGTGACACAACTAGACTTATTCGAGGAGGCGAAATGA
- a CDS encoding AAA family ATPase yields the protein MEEKFDLIPLLDFIPPASLDYTEWVSVGMALKHEGYGFETWDLWSQPDSRYNAREMEAKWNSLGNNDGTPVTGAFITMKAKEGGWQPRQYKGDDGNEFLGWDDEVSAAQEYKFIDKSWVEGQEIREPDHWDPIEQLKTYIQTLFKNDDYIGYVVDSWLRDDGKYSVSGKGNYTRTAEEVLNQLEKYKNEKDLGFIVGDSNPEAGAWIRFNPLDGKGVKNDNVTEFKYALVESDNLSIDKQNAIMRELELPIATLVYSGGKSVHAIVKIDAKDKNEYRDRVEYLYKICNKNGLQVDSQNKNPSRLSRMPGIIRGEHKQFLIDTNIGKADWEEWQTWIEDLNDDLPEFESLAEMFEEDPPLAPVLIDNVLRRGHKMLIAGPSKAGKSFALMEMCIAIAEGIPWFGFNCERGKVLYINMELDRPSAYKRFKDIYRGMGIRPDHVRNIHIWNMRGHSIPMDKLTPKLIRRAQKEKFDAVIIDPIYKVLTGSENDAEQMAKFTNNFDKVAAELGTSVIYCHHHSKGAQGGKSSMDRSSGSGVFARDPDAILDLIELEVTDNLRKMQEGRATANFYAEKIRNENPTYLSEIGQDDFLSASAMREHLTAALGQDRAWQISGFELGEVQKVVKLMSAWRLEGTLREFPKFEPVNLWFNYPLHTHDDVGNLKDLDPVGSEPPYKKGAKKGHATQSSEEKKAARIKKNTANVITALDSLDMDGKGKVRIGELETYFDKSRNTIKQWIKASDSLEIDDEGYVSKCEKNESSDSKN from the coding sequence ATGGAAGAAAAATTTGACTTGATACCTCTTTTAGATTTTATCCCCCCAGCATCACTTGATTATACAGAGTGGGTGTCGGTTGGTATGGCCTTGAAGCATGAGGGGTATGGTTTTGAAACATGGGATCTTTGGTCTCAACCTGATTCACGATATAACGCAAGAGAGATGGAAGCTAAGTGGAATTCTCTTGGCAATAATGACGGGACACCAGTAACTGGAGCTTTTATCACAATGAAAGCAAAAGAAGGGGGCTGGCAACCACGTCAATATAAAGGAGATGATGGAAACGAATTTCTTGGTTGGGATGATGAAGTAAGTGCAGCACAAGAATATAAATTTATTGATAAGTCTTGGGTTGAAGGTCAAGAAATCCGAGAGCCGGATCATTGGGATCCTATTGAGCAATTAAAAACTTACATTCAAACTCTTTTCAAAAATGATGATTATATTGGCTATGTGGTTGACTCTTGGTTACGTGATGATGGGAAATATTCTGTCAGTGGTAAAGGTAACTACACGCGGACTGCAGAAGAAGTACTTAATCAATTAGAAAAGTACAAAAATGAAAAAGACCTAGGTTTTATTGTAGGAGATTCTAACCCTGAGGCTGGCGCTTGGATTCGTTTCAATCCTTTAGATGGTAAAGGTGTTAAAAATGATAACGTCACAGAGTTCAAATATGCTTTGGTAGAATCGGATAATCTGAGTATTGATAAGCAAAATGCAATCATGCGAGAACTTGAATTACCCATTGCAACGCTTGTTTATTCTGGTGGAAAATCAGTACATGCCATTGTAAAGATTGATGCTAAAGATAAAAATGAATACCGTGACCGCGTAGAGTACCTCTATAAAATTTGTAACAAGAATGGTCTGCAGGTTGATAGTCAAAATAAAAATCCGTCTCGACTTTCCAGAATGCCAGGTATCATCCGCGGAGAACATAAACAGTTTCTTATTGATACGAATATTGGTAAAGCAGACTGGGAGGAGTGGCAAACATGGATTGAAGACTTGAATGACGATTTACCAGAATTCGAAAGTCTCGCCGAAATGTTTGAAGAAGATCCGCCCCTGGCACCTGTTCTGATTGATAATGTACTACGCCGCGGGCATAAAATGCTCATTGCTGGACCGTCGAAAGCTGGTAAATCTTTTGCACTCATGGAAATGTGTATTGCAATTGCGGAAGGTATTCCTTGGTTTGGATTCAACTGTGAACGCGGAAAAGTACTCTATATCAATATGGAGCTTGACCGTCCTTCGGCCTACAAACGATTTAAGGATATTTACCGAGGCATGGGAATACGTCCGGACCATGTAAGAAATATTCATATTTGGAACATGCGTGGACATTCAATTCCAATGGATAAACTAACGCCCAAACTTATCAGACGTGCACAGAAAGAAAAATTTGATGCAGTGATTATTGACCCGATTTACAAAGTATTGACGGGTTCGGAAAACGATGCGGAGCAAATGGCTAAGTTTACCAATAACTTTGATAAAGTAGCCGCGGAACTTGGAACATCTGTTATTTACTGTCACCATCACTCAAAAGGTGCTCAAGGCGGAAAATCTTCCATGGACCGCAGTTCTGGTTCTGGTGTCTTTGCCCGTGATCCCGATGCAATTCTTGACTTGATTGAGCTTGAAGTTACGGACAATCTTCGGAAAATGCAAGAAGGACGTGCAACCGCGAACTTCTATGCAGAAAAAATCAGAAATGAAAATCCAACATATTTGAGTGAGATTGGGCAAGATGATTTCTTATCAGCATCAGCTATGCGGGAGCATCTTACTGCAGCACTTGGACAAGATAGAGCCTGGCAAATTTCAGGCTTTGAGCTTGGGGAAGTTCAAAAAGTTGTGAAGCTCATGTCGGCTTGGAGACTTGAAGGAACGCTTCGAGAATTTCCGAAATTTGAGCCGGTCAATCTTTGGTTCAATTATCCTCTACACACTCATGATGACGTTGGTAATTTGAAAGACTTAGATCCCGTTGGTAGTGAACCACCATATAAAAAGGGTGCTAAAAAAGGACATGCAACACAAAGTTCTGAGGAAAAGAAAGCTGCACGTATCAAGAAAAATACAGCAAATGTAATCACTGCTTTGGATAGTCTAGATATGGACGGAAAAGGAAAGGTCAGAATCGGAGAGCTTGAAACATATTTTGATAAGTCACGCAATACTATCAAGCAGTGGATAAAAGCTTCTGATTCTTTGGAAATTGATGACGAAGGTTATGTGTCTAAATGTGAAAAAAATGAAAGTTCTGATTCTAAAAATTAG
- a CDS encoding minor capsid protein encodes MREKENQLKVLKDQKEYERELARIYEQVQRNIQRDINNFYARYYNQKEGWTLADVKKAVNQFDIKEFESKAKEYVENKDFSAEANERLKLYNLTMKVNRLEMLKSEIGLEMLKGSSDLDKHVKEKLLKEAKAEAERQAGILGRTVNSLDFSDKYFKVLINGSWNQSSFSERIWGYNDKLKGVLDGLIPQMIIQGKHPTALTKDLSRIFGSARFEAERLLRTESSRIYGEMAKDAIKKAGYKQYEWLAEPKACDICRPMDGKTFDIKNAEFGKSLFPMHPNCRCSIIPVIPDFDIDDYLERGNQAINEAMKSYNGSNDEDVKKAFEGLLEKNNDIIKVNNPINDIKKYMNGIDLKKASHSDLIKLGALVNEQFDIAGKIGQKEELKKIFSNFREIGGTVPKDGWAKGSGKVAKSRISEAFSYYPKEWAEYAYNAGKSIYTKDTQRGFFSNIGLKGRTWRSGIADNAVSIMLSKGSNTVSYHEIGHYVEHFNPEALKLSQEFVAYRTKGEQEIDMQDLQYWYRRGEKTKKDNFISPYIGKSYNNATEVLSMGLESIFEPGKGKVFAQPTEKSELILKKITDDLEYLNFIIGMYLKG; translated from the coding sequence ATGCGGGAAAAGGAAAATCAATTAAAAGTTCTTAAAGACCAAAAAGAGTATGAACGTGAGCTGGCTCGTATATATGAGCAAGTGCAAAGAAATATTCAACGTGATATAAATAATTTCTATGCGAGATACTATAATCAAAAAGAAGGCTGGACTTTGGCAGATGTGAAGAAGGCTGTCAATCAATTTGATATAAAAGAATTTGAAAGCAAAGCAAAAGAATATGTTGAAAACAAAGACTTTTCCGCTGAAGCTAACGAACGATTAAAGCTTTATAATCTGACTATGAAAGTTAATCGTTTGGAGATGTTAAAATCTGAAATTGGTTTGGAAATGCTGAAAGGTAGCAGTGATTTAGACAAACACGTTAAAGAAAAATTACTAAAAGAAGCAAAAGCTGAAGCTGAACGTCAAGCAGGAATACTTGGGAGAACAGTCAATTCTCTTGATTTTAGCGACAAATACTTTAAGGTGTTGATTAATGGCAGCTGGAACCAATCGTCTTTCTCTGAGCGAATCTGGGGTTACAATGATAAATTAAAAGGTGTGCTTGATGGCTTAATTCCACAAATGATTATTCAAGGGAAGCATCCAACAGCGTTAACTAAAGACTTGAGTAGAATTTTTGGATCAGCAAGATTCGAAGCTGAAAGACTTTTACGAACAGAATCAAGCCGGATCTATGGTGAGATGGCAAAGGATGCTATCAAAAAGGCAGGTTATAAGCAATATGAATGGCTTGCAGAGCCTAAAGCGTGTGACATTTGTCGCCCCATGGATGGAAAAACATTCGATATAAAAAATGCGGAGTTTGGAAAGTCTTTATTTCCCATGCATCCAAACTGTCGTTGTTCAATTATTCCAGTCATTCCTGACTTTGATATTGATGATTATTTGGAAAGAGGAAATCAAGCTATAAACGAAGCTATGAAGTCCTATAATGGTTCTAACGATGAAGATGTTAAAAAAGCATTCGAGGGGTTGTTGGAAAAGAATAATGATATAATAAAAGTGAATAATCCTATAAATGATATAAAAAAATATATGAATGGTATCGATTTAAAGAAAGCCAGTCATAGTGATTTGATTAAACTTGGAGCATTAGTTAATGAGCAATTTGATATTGCAGGAAAAATAGGCCAAAAAGAAGAACTTAAGAAAATTTTCTCTAACTTCCGAGAAATTGGGGGAACAGTTCCAAAAGATGGGTGGGCTAAAGGTTCAGGTAAAGTAGCTAAAAGTCGTATTTCTGAGGCCTTCTCGTATTATCCCAAAGAATGGGCAGAATATGCTTACAACGCTGGGAAAAGTATTTATACAAAAGATACGCAGCGTGGATTCTTTAGCAATATAGGATTAAAAGGGAGAACATGGCGAAGTGGTATCGCTGATAATGCTGTAAGTATTATGCTTAGTAAAGGAAGCAACACTGTAAGTTATCATGAGATAGGACACTATGTAGAGCACTTTAATCCGGAAGCTTTAAAATTATCACAGGAATTTGTTGCATATCGGACAAAAGGTGAGCAAGAGATTGACATGCAGGATTTGCAGTATTGGTATCGCCGTGGAGAAAAAACCAAAAAAGATAATTTTATTAGTCCCTACATTGGTAAAAGCTACAATAATGCTACAGAGGTACTTAGTATGGGATTGGAAAGTATTTTTGAGCCAGGAAAAGGTAAGGTATTTGCACAACCTACTGAAAAAAGTGAGTTGATTCTGAAGAAAATCACTGATGACCTAGAATATCTTAACTTTATAATTGGAATGTACTTGAAAGGATGA